One segment of Melospiza melodia melodia isolate bMelMel2 unplaced genomic scaffold, bMelMel2.pri scaffold_34, whole genome shotgun sequence DNA contains the following:
- the LOC134434252 gene encoding olfactory receptor 14J1-like, producing DLGSICTTVPKAMHNSLWDTRDISYSGCAAQVFFFAFFMSAEFSLLTVMCYDRYVSICKPLHYRTLLGSRACAHMAAAAWASAFLYSLLHTANTFSLPLCHGNALDQFFCEIPQILKLSCSKSYLRELGLLVLSALLFFACFVFIVFSYVQIFRAVLRIPSEQGRHKAFSTCLPHLAVLSLFVSTSFFAYLKPPSISSPSLDLSLSVLYSVVPPAGSA from the coding sequence gacctgggctccatctgcaccactgtccccaaagccatgcacaattccctctgggacaccagagacatctcctactcaggatgtgctgctcaggtgtttttctttgccttcttcatgtcagcagagttttctctcctgaccgtaatgtgctacgaccgctacgtgtccatctgcaaacccctgcactacaggaccctcctgggcagcagagcttgtgcccacatggcagcagctgcctgggccagtgcctttctctattcactgctgcacacagccaatacattttccctacccctgtgccatggcaatgccctggaccagttcttctgtgaaatcccacagatcctcaaactctcctgctccaaatcctatctcagggaacttgggcttcttgtgctaagtgctcttctattttttgcttgttttgtgttcattgttttctcctatgtgcagatcttcagggctgtgctgaggatcccctctgagcagggacggcacaaagccttttccacctgcctccctcacctggctgtactctccctctttgtcagcactagcttttttgcctacctgaagccaccctccatctcctccccatccctggatctgtccctgtcagttctgtactcggtggtgcctcca